The Scleropages formosus chromosome 15, fSclFor1.1, whole genome shotgun sequence genomic sequence GATTACAAGTGAAGACTAACCCTGAAAGGTGGTGGAACAATACTATGTAACAAGGTCAAGTGCAGCAGGTACCGCAGGCTCCGCCCTCTGCCTGTTTTCCCccattcttgtgtgtgtgtgcacgcacgcctttttttttttttaggcaaacacacacactaatcaGCCCTACAGCAAAGTGAATGTATCCATGGTGAGAGGAGGACCTTGCTGGTGTCTCCCATCCACAGCAGACTCTTGAATAGCTGAGGCCAAGTGGGCAGGGCTGATCTAGTCTCAAGGCACTGAGTACATGAGAGCTGGCAAGTTCAGCGCTCAGGCTGTTCACTGGGGACCAAACGGTCACTGCATTCGACCTTTTCCCCGTAAGATTAGCTAATGTGCTTCAATAAGTTACTCAGGGTCACTTTGATGGCTAAACACTGAAATGTCGCCGTTCGTCAGCCGGGTTACGGGAACTGTCCGGAAAGTGGGCAGCCATAGCGGCACACGGACGCCCCCCCTCCGGCAGCTGACAAACTGAGGGGCTGTGCCGTGCACCCGAACTAGGTTACACAATGGGATACAACTAGAACTTCTGCTGGCAGAGTGGTACATTCATTAGAACCCACCAACAGTAACATTCTTCCACGGTAAACCAGAAGACTCCTCTCTTCACCACCTCTTCCGCACATGTCAGCTACTcatgccgtgtgtgtgtgtgtgtgtgtgtgtgtgtgtgtgagagagagagagagaaaaagagacaacTGCAGGTgtgatctcaaaaaaaaaaaaaaagcccagcacTGTGTGCACGcctgtgtgtacgtgtgtccAGTGAAAAAAACAGGTCACATTCTGTGAGGTTTTCTAAACATTTACAataggagaaaagaaaaaaaaaaaaaaaaaaagatactggTCAACCCTAGTCAACATGTGATGtccctttttaaaaagtctttttttttttttgtcttttgctttaCCTACGACAAATACAATCACACAATACAACGTCATCTTGACCggggggggaacacactctTCCTCAGCGCCTGCGTGAATCTCGTACCAGGTCCACATAAACAAAGGGAGCAGCTTCACTTCTTCAGCGGCTGGTACACGGAGGCGTTGGGGTCCAGAGCCGAGGGGCTTGTGTCCATGAATTTGGAGGAGTAAtgtggggtcacaggggtcATGTTGTTGGTGTCCGCCGTGTACGCCAGACTGGGCATGACCGCCATCACCTCGGCTATCTTCTGCTTCAGCTCTTTGATCTCCTGGTCCTTCTGCAAGATCTGGCCTGCAGAGACACAGCAGAGTACAGCTGTGAGGTAGTGTATGCTCTCTCGAAACAGGACTACCATCCAGGTTGGGGAGTAAAAGGACACATGCACTGACAGAGCCCACATGAAGCCAGTGCCCAATACCACTGTCTACATAGACTGCTCAACAAGCTGCACTTCCAGGACAAACTGCAGGTGCCCATCCAGCCCCTCAATGCCAACAGGCTCTACAGACACAGCAATGATGTGGAGATGATTGAGAAGAGAGCTAGGAATGCAGCAGCTGGGGATGAGGTTCAGGGGCCGGGAAGGACCAGGTCAGACCTTGTGCGATCTCCAGCTGCCTCTTAGCATCCCCTAGCGCAGAGAAGAGGTCCAACTTGATGCGTGTCTCGGCGCTCAGGCTGTTCTCCAGGTGCTGCGTCTTGTCCTGCATGGCGGACAGCGCCGACATGAGCACCTCTGTGTCCTTCTCGTTCTCCTTGTACTTGCGCAGCTCCTATGGGGTGTTGAGGACACACAGAGAGtgaaacctgtgacctgggTAGAGTGTGGAGAGGAAGggatcctgtgtgtgtgtgggcatggGGGCAGGCATGCGGGAGTGTACGCAGCACTCTCACCTGCACCTTCATCTCCATGTCTCGGATCTGCTCCTCCTTGAGCTTCAGGTCGATGTTGAGCTTCTTGCAGTCGGACTCCAGCTCACGCACACGACTCCTCAGTGTCTCTGTGCACTCCCCCCTGAAGGGACAGGCATGACCACTGACCAACACACATAGTGCTCACAGCCAGATGTGGGCAGTTCCTAAAGGCCCCCAACCTGAATCCCAAGATTCACCACTTCATTCAGCAGccaaacacacatttgcatctCTGATGTAAATTCTGAATTGTAACAAaggttttaaatgaataaacactaaGCTCAAGTGCAAAGAaccacaaatgtaaataaacctcTAAAGCATAAATAGAAAATATCAATTCATAGAAAAATTTAGCCATTTGCAAGCTTCAGATCTGCACTTTATGTCAAGACTGGTCACATCAGCACATATTGAACTGTGTAATGAAAATATGGGACCAAACAAACCTCAGACACCAATATACActgcgtgtgtgcgcatgtgcacAAGAGAGATACGTACATAGAAAATCATGTCAATGTGCAGGTTTGCAGAATTAGTCACATTGCTCCAGCAGCCACAGTGCATTTCAGTTTGGAGCAAAATGAAAACCCAAGTGTATTATGGGAACCATAACCTCAGGATATGACCTTGACAGTTAAATGTGGAGTAACAAGACCCCCTTGGACCTTGAACCCATATCTGTGCAGTAATTAAACGGCAGCAGCCGCCTGCAGTACGTGACATGCAGAAGAGTTGCAGTGAACAAGCCGCTCGGTACCTGGAGGCAGCGGCCAGTGCCACCGCCCGTGCCGCTGTCGCCTCCTCCAGTTTCTTGCGCTTCTTTTCTTCAACCAGCTGCTTTTCAGCAGCAGCGCGTGCCTCCTGCTCAGCCTTCAGCCTCTTCTCCAGCTGACCCATGgcctgcttgtccttctgcTTGGCCTGGACAGCGCTGTGAAGCCTGGGGACAAAAGGAGGGCTATGTGAACGAGGGCATGCGCAGAATGCGCGAGTCCTGTCGGTGCTCCCTGTAGCTAAGCCCAGTGTTGCCGATGCTCACGGAGCTGCGTTAAAGTCGTTCTCTTCCAAGGGAAGCGGCCCTCACTTGCTTTGCAGCAGCTCGTTGTCCTGCCGCAGCTGGCTCAGCTCTGAGCGGATGCTCCTCTCCGTGCTGCTCAGGGAGCTGATCTGACTGCGCAACTCCTGCTCCGACTGCCGGCTCGCCTGCAGCTCTGCCTTCAGCTTCTTTACGTCCTGCTCCAGCCTGGCCCATGTGGAGGACAAGGTGTTAGGGTGGGCGCTAACATGAGTTGCCACAGCATAACTTGGTCTGTTGTGGGATGAAATGAGAAGCATGAGCCATCACCAGGTCTGACAAAGTCCCGAAGCTGAGAAAAACCAAAGACAGACCACCTGCTCACCGCTCCAAGAACTGCTCACCACattttgcccagctgtacagtATTAGTATGGCCAGTAATGGTAGCCAACCAGCTGGCCTTTGACTCCAGTGCCACAATTCTACATTCTGCTTGTTGCGTGTCCCTCACTGCTCAGTGTGTTACCAGCAAAACGTTGACATAGCTGTAATATTGGAGTACAATACTGCAGACTCCAGAAAggccctcttctcctccataTGTCAATGCAATATGCCACTGCACTCCTAGTATCACAAATGGTCAAGTcagcagtttttcagtttatgaACCTGCTCCAGTTCTTTAAGTGCCACTCTTTCACTTGTGTATTTGCCAACAAGTCTGTCTGTAGTGATGCAAATTTGATCTGTGTTTACCCTGAAACTGGGTACAGGACAGTAAAGAATCCCCAAACAGAACAGGTGCTGGGCCACCTTCATTCGACTTACTTCCAAGGTGTTTACGGCTCATGTCTGCTGTTTCTGAGTGTCAGTGTTCAAGAACAAATTTTTGGACCTTCACTACTTCTGTTCCTCTACTACTACACAAACAATATCCTcgaaagcaacatatggaactagTATAACTTTATGGCAAAACTTATGGAtgcaaggggttcacatactttcaagaagcACTGTATCTGCTATGTTGTTCTGCGCATACTGACTGCCTTTTTTTACGTGATCTTTAATGAATGAGAACTTCAGCAGTCAAGCAGACTTTAGATGAACAGGACAaacagcacacagcagcaggacatCAGGAAGTTGTCTTCACCACTCATACGTGGAGACATGTAGGTATTGGGAGCCCAAACTGCTGCAGGCAGAGCATTGCATGATGGATCCCAGCCCTGACACTCAGTTCACTGAGCTGAGTCACAGGGTCACAAACAGATTACCCAGCAGCCCTTCTGCTGCCCTTTCAGGGGGCTAGCGCTTCCTGCTGAGGTGGAGCCAAagcgggggagggggtcacACCTGTGCTCCCCCATCGAACAGTGTCGCTAGCGACCCTCTTTGATGACTTGGGTGCTATTTTTGCCCCTGCTGGCAGCCCAGCATCCAACAGACCCCAGTCTGTTCCACCAACAGCACCGTTAGCATCTGATGCAACCTATCACACGGTCGCTATGGAGACACAACAAACAAGCCGCTcgagtaaacaaacaaacccgTCACTGACATCTTCTCCTCCAGTGCTTTGACCAGGACAGAAGGGTGACGCACAAGAATAAGTTTAACCTTATCTAGAGGATGGCCTGCCCTTAACCACAGCACCACCTACAGGCAGAAAAGGGGTCACACAGACAATGTCTCACTGCATTCTTCTCTCACTCATGTTTGTGTGCTCAAGTGATACCTATGACTGACCGCAACCCCAAAGCAGAGAGTGTGCACTACTCCAGCATGCTCTGAGTGGAGGCAGCCGGGGCTGGAGCCCTACCGTACAAGTGCGTCCGGCTTGCTGAGCTGGTTGTTGGGAATGCAATTTTCTGTGGGGTCCCTGTGGGAGACCGTCAGCAGTCCCTTCCCCGCCACACACTTCTTCTTCTCACTCTTGttagaggaagaggaggctgtGACAGAGGAACAAGGTGCTGACAAGGGCACGCTTCCATTGGTGGCGCTGTGGCCACGGGGTGAGGAGTTGGCCACCCCCATGCTGGAATTCTTGCAGTTCCTGGAGGTGTCTGCAGCCTCCTCCTTGAGGAGCAGGTTCTCCGTGCTGCTTGCCAGCTCACTATTGATCCTCCTCCCACTGACGTGGTTCTCCATGTactccacctcctgcagtcTGGAGTCCACCGAGGGCAGGATGTTGTTGGCCACTGCCAGGGTCgcctgcctcctgctgtcccttgcctccttccccctctctctgtaCTCCAGCTCCGGCAGTGCCGGCGGGACCCTCTTGCCTACAGGACCGCCATTCTGTAACACGGCCGCAGCGTCCGCCTCTGAGACGCCTCTGGCAGCCGCAGCTGTGGTGGGGGACAGGGAGACAGGGAGACAGGCAGGCCATGAGATCTGGACCCAGCCGGGGGCAGCAATCAGTGAGAGAATCTTCCTCAGGTCCTTACCTTCCTCAGCCTCACGCTCCTGCCTCTGGAGAAGCTGCTGCTCAGGGGGAAGTGCCTGCTGCAGGAGCTGCATATAGAACTCATTCTCCTTCTGCACCTCCTTCTGCTTGCGCAGGCGCATCTTGTAACTCACGTAGCTCTTGAAGCCAAAGCCCAGCGTCACCACTGGGTAGCCGATGCTGGGGGCGGGAGTGCGTTAATGGGGCGCATGGACACAAACTGAGACCTACACACTGTTTTATCCTGCGTTCTGTCCCACTTAAGATGTGTGAAAAGTCAAAAGACACACCAGTGTGCAGCAAATGGGCGGCACAGGTCAACGTGGAAGTTCTTCAGATCCTTGAACCTGATGGCTGCCTCTATGTACACAAAGAGTATCCAGAGAGACACTGTGGGGAGACACACTCCTCGCTCTGCAGGGAGAACAGAGGGATACAGGTCAGACAGCAGACAAGCtcactgtgtgagtgagtgcaaACGGGAGGAGTAGTCAGAGCTCACAGCACTTTGAGCAGGGATCCTCTCCAGGCCTCCATGAGGAAGCCCAACCACAGCTAAAAACCCTTGTTCTCCTCAAGGTCCTGTGAACCCACTAATCACGAAGCAGCAAGTTGTGCTCGCGGGGACATGGATCACAGCCTCGAGGGAGAGCTCAGAGAGAGCAACTCAGGCGACTCAAACCGAGAGCTACAGATACAGTCCAGTTAACCAATGCGGAACAACATGGGAGCTTCCTTAACAGAGCCATGAGAGGGGTCCCGGTGAGTGTGTCCACTTTCATCAGGAAAGCAGGACTTGTCCATTCACACCCCCCTCACAATCCATCTGCTGGTATTCCGTGGAAAAGCAACAACATTCCTACTTTTACCCCACGGGGACAGTCAGGTGGGCTGGGCAGAATCCTGGCTGCCAAACACACAAATGGAACAACTCCCACATATGAGCTGTGCAGCGTGAGGGTTAGGAGCCATGCCAAGCTCATCCCACTGGCACACCTAAGCCCCACCTAAAGCCCAGCCACCACACTCACCTGTGTGCCACACGTACTGCACCCAGACGTAGGTGCTGGCAGCGAAGAAGAGCCATTGGATGGGGATGAAAAGCAGGCAGATGATGTCCGATGTGAAGGCCACGCACACAAAGAAGACGGAGAACGCCTGCAGGACAAGGACAGAGGAGGACCGCTAAGATGTGTGCATGTGGACACACAGGACTCAACGGTTATTCTACACCCACAGCAGCACGTGATGAATAAATCTGTATCATTAGCAgggaggggtggtggtggtcaaGGACATGCTTTCCTCTTTTAAACCTGCCCCCACTGTGGCACATTTAAGGGGGACgaaaacattttgaagaacTGAGGATGACCTCAGGATGAACAAGAAATGTGTAAGCTTGGAGGAACTTTCCCACTCATCCTCTTCCCTTCTTCAGCTAGTAAAGGCCCACCTGTTACCTGCTCCACTCAATGGTTAACAGTGCTTGTGAGGCTGCCTGCGGTGGTCTGCAGTCCCTCCTGCTTCTCCCAGTGTCCCCTATCGAGCAGAGTCACTTGGACGCTTTAAACCCTTGGGCCTCAAACACAAGGCTAGGGGGCCTCAGGCTCCCAGCATGTttgcaagaagaaaaaaggggggCATAGCAGTGTTTAACTTACAGGTGACAACTGCTCCTTCATGGGCctccaccaccccacccccacaaaacactgcatccgatgtaaatgaaaacatcgGACCCACAGCTCAGTGTGACACTACAAGAGCAACCCGGGAGGGTGATGGGGAGGGCACAGAAAGAAGGGTGTCGCTGATGAAGGGTGCGCCCAGGGTCAAAGAGGCAACTCACCAGCCCCTGGTATCTGAAGGAATCGTAAACGCTGCGGATGAAGAGCCAGAAGGGCCAGAGGTACTCAAAGCGGAACTCGAGCACAAAGTCAGCAAGCAGCACCAGGGCCCAGACGAGCAGGAACTTCAGGTACAGGaaggtgctgagagacacagagacagactcATCAGGACACAGTGGAGCTGGAGAGAAGTGGGCAGGAGTGTCACatgtctctcactcacacacatgcacacacacacttcagttcATTGATTTTGCTGTAAGGTTTCAACTGAAAGTGTTCAGAAGTTTAAAAGTCAGGTGCTCCTACAACTTTTAGATACATGggaattcattcattctgatcaaaaatattaaataatttcaatCAGAAACATTACACAGTTCCCAACTCTCAGGTGTCTGCAGACACTACGCAGGACACATAACCACTGTGCTCCTGCAAATCACATTTGCCTACATCTACCCAGCTGACACTAACAACAACACACCTTCAGTACAGATTCCAGTTCATAATTGAATCAGGACAACGGTAGCCGTGATAACCAGCCAGCTGAGTCCACCACCTTCAACGCTGACATACCTGCTGGTCCACATTTAGCAGCTCCTTTTCTGGGCGAAGTCAAACACAGGAGACTCATGccttaacatttacataattatttttattatctgcaGAGAGAAAGGAAACTGCAGTTGGGCAGACATGCCTGCCAGCCGGACACACCTGTTGCCAGGTGTCTGCAGTGAAAGACACAAACAGCGCAGGGTGTCAAAAAGAGTGTGCCGGTGGAATCTGGAGAGAAGTTTGTGCTACGAGCAACTTGTAATGTCACTGTGCCAAGGAACAGAACAGCTCACATG encodes the following:
- the maco1b gene encoding macoilin-2 encodes the protein MKRRNADCSKLRRPLKRNRIAEGIYGSTFLYLKFLLVWALVLLADFVLEFRFEYLWPFWLFIRSVYDSFRYQGLAFSVFFVCVAFTSDIICLLFIPIQWLFFAASTYVWVQYVWHTERGVCLPTVSLWILFVYIEAAIRFKDLKNFHVDLCRPFAAHCIGYPVVTLGFGFKSYVSYKMRLRKQKEVQKENEFYMQLLQQALPPEQQLLQRQEREAEEAAAARGVSEADAAAVLQNGGPVGKRVPPALPELEYRERGKEARDSRRQATLAVANNILPSVDSRLQEVEYMENHVSGRRINSELASSTENLLLKEEAADTSRNCKNSSMGVANSSPRGHSATNGSVPLSAPCSSVTASSSSNKSEKKKCVAGKGLLTVSHRDPTENCIPNNQLSKPDALVRLEQDVKKLKAELQASRQSEQELRSQISSLSSTERSIRSELSQLRQDNELLQSKLHSAVQAKQKDKQAMGQLEKRLKAEQEARAAAEKQLVEEKKRKKLEEATAARAVALAAASRGECTETLRSRVRELESDCKKLNIDLKLKEEQIRDMEMKVQELRKYKENEKDTEVLMSALSAMQDKTQHLENSLSAETRIKLDLFSALGDAKRQLEIAQGQILQKDQEIKELKQKIAEVMAVMPSLAYTADTNNMTPVTPHYSSKFMDTSPSALDPNASVYQPLKK